One part of the Phoenix dactylifera cultivar Barhee BC4 chromosome 4, palm_55x_up_171113_PBpolish2nd_filt_p, whole genome shotgun sequence genome encodes these proteins:
- the LOC113462614 gene encoding uncharacterized protein LOC113462614: protein MELFTSQVYRSIQHYWRRRARRGREVSSSPSKKVRLVARLGRGSRSTKRQRAWKLKKVVRPIRRLQVKVFSPLRLLARMRDAYMDAMLALAGGEGRPSALNKNRSVSDGLWERRIPKARQMSARRRGDFDRRFMIHIYNSLVAPPEVPGNHCVNQVSAPICVK from the coding sequence ATGGAGCTCTTTACCTCTCAGGTATATCGAAGCATCCAGCACTACTGGCGCAGAAGAGCCCGTAGAGGGCGGGAGGTTTCATCGTCGCCGAGCAAGAAGGTGAGGTTGGTGGCAAGGCTTGGCAGAGGGAGCCGAAGCACGAAAAGACAGCGAGCATGGAAACTGAAGAAGGTGGTGCGGCCGATTCGAAGGCTGCAGGTTAAGGTGTTTTCGCCACTCCGGCTTCTGGCTCGGATGAGGGATGCATATATGGATGCGATGCTGGCGTTGGCTGGTGGAGAAGGTCGGCCGTCGGCTTTGAATAAGAACAGGAGTGTTTCGGATGGGCTGTGGGAGAGGAGGATCCCAAAGGCTCGTCAAATGAGtgcaagaagaagaggagacttCGACAGGAGGTTCATGATTCATATATACAATTCACTGGTTGCTCCTCCGGAGGTGCCTGGCAATCATTGTGTCAACCAAGTGTCTGCACCAATTTGTGTGAAGTGA